A single Hippocampus zosterae strain Florida chromosome 1, ASM2543408v3, whole genome shotgun sequence DNA region contains:
- the fam113 gene encoding PC-esterase domain-containing protein 1A — protein MKFISHQLVSQLFHNKFIVVLGDSIQRSIYKDLVVLLQKDEYLHAAQLKRKGEMSFEQDFLVEGGCLSQMHNGTGYREVRQYQSPHHLVRFYFVTRIYSDYMKSVMEDFRHGLKPDLVIVNSCVWDISRYHSKWVDGYKDNLNRFFEELLGILPEECLVIWNLTMPLGERINGGFLVPEISHMASHLRHDVIEANFYSGVLAEAFKVDVLDLHFHFRFSLQHRTKDGIHWNALAHRQISTLLSLHAADAWGVELPLRSLVDFSVACPPQGSESTGNQRDARPQRITWSPRPRHRGLTDFEAHPPPSWDERAADHTPYSHRGSLPNDYNGPYVMRTRRTRYHYMPYTHRRSNYHY, from the exons ATGAAGTTTATCAGCCACCAGCTTGTCAGCCAGCTTTTCCACAACAAGTTCATTGTGGTGTTGGGAGACTCGA TTCAGCGGTCCATCTACAAAGACCTTGTCGTGCTTTTACAGAAGGATGAATACCTCCACGCGGCCCAACTTAAAAGAAAG GGTGAGATGAGCTTCGAGCAGGACTTTCTGGTAGAAGGAGGCTGCCTGAGCCAGATGCACAATGGAACGGGGTACCGTGAGGTCCGGCAGTACCAGTCCCCGCACCACCTGGTCCGCTTCTACTTTGTGACGCGCATCTACTCGGACTACATGAAGAGCGTCATGGAGGATTTCCGCCATGGGTTGAAACCAGATTTGGTCATCGTCAACTCCTGTGTATGGGACATTTCAAG GTACCATTCAAAATGGGTGGACGGGTACAAGGACAACCTCAATAGGTTCTTTGAAGAACTGCTTGGGATCCTGCCAGAAGAATGCTTGGTCATATGGAACCTCACCATGCCCCTGGGAGAGCGCATAAATGGGGGGTTCTTGGTTCCTGAG ATCTCGCACATGGCGTCCCATCTGCGTCACGACGTGATCGAAGCCAACTTCTACAGCGGAGTGCTGGCTGAAGCCTTCAAGGTGGACGTGCTGGACCTCCACTTTCACTTCCGCTTTTCCCTGCAACACCGCACCAAAGACGGCATCCACTGGAACGCCCTGGCTCACCGCCAAATAAGCACGCTACTGTCGCTGCACGCCGCAGACGCCTGGGGCGTGGAGTTGCCGCTTCGTTCTTTGG TCGACTTTTCGGTCGCCTGTCCACCGCAGGGCTcggaaagtaccggtaatcaacGTGATG CGAGGCCTCAAAGAATCACCTGGTCGCCTCGTCCTCGCCACCGTGGCTTGACGGACTTTGAAGCTCACCCGCCGCCAAGCTGGGACGAGCGTGCTGCTGACCACACACCTTACAGTCATCGTGGCTCTCTACCAAACG ATTACAACGGCCCATACGTGATGAGGACGAGGCGCACCAGATACCACTACATGCCGTATACTCATCGCAGGTCCAACTACCATTACTAG